The Rattus norvegicus strain BN/NHsdMcwi chromosome 9, GRCr8, whole genome shotgun sequence genome contains the following window.
ggtgggctggcattatagcacacattcatgttgaattattataacacctatgataagaagacagaatccatatatcacaatgccaaatagactccctcctgaacgtatggacccattaaaattgaggttcaacctgaactcagaccattccactcccttctcaTCCTCcggattcttatgtttgctacaagtaaaagatcatgttgtagtccccaatattctcgtgcctagacttgtctattcacggAGAAGGATATTGGAGAAGTGTGGTTAtgtagttacaatgtagtaacacaaggtccaggttgacatttgctcactgatgtccaatttaattgtcttgttatatttgagaaagggaggatgtcctacataatatataaaacagacagaaatttattgttttatatatgccctgtagttgatccctatgttcccaaggaaaaggagtttttattgcaaaaaaataggattatagaccattgattttgtaacatacatggatatgtaaatggaaacaatgtcggctttcaaggactgcacagtaagcaaatatttccaggttttatacactcagaggtatagaagaaatatattggcctccagaaaaaaggaaaagcttaggaatggaaatgtgtgtcacatgcattgtctcaagtagttgatttacttttaagaaaactctccctcctccttggtccctagagatttgggtgctaagaaaaatctgttctccaattcagggttgtaagaaaCCCTCTGCAGCAAAAGCaatgttgacttctaatgaagcagagagacatatctagctttgaaatagaggttgccaaatggtatccccagtgacacatgggagactggaggaaagggtccccacagaaattcatcagtgtggggagagctggttagtaggtaggccatagaattttccagtgacatcaccagtaagccgttcactggacactctattgtatctaagagatccctagaatcttctgtgatgtcaccagtgttgtggtgacaccaactgcctttgggatattacttcagttccctttgcgttcacaagcaggcatgtttcgccagctgctcaggctatttcggaagaaaagtgttgatcaaggagagaccgcaccaggtcagagggaagctgaccccctctctagtgaaacaggaaggaggaaatcattctggggaaggcttggtgagtcgtgggcagagttggggaacatcctcaaggaggtaggtttgagatgtgccttctaagactaggccttacaagcaggagccttgggatttttcaaaggcaaaccaagagtcaggagttcctgatctttaatttgagagaaagccataaagttgtaagacttcagtgtcttttcttgaagctttttaactatgagtgtcaatgattggcaggaggaggcactgtgagattaacaatgtgaccatccatgtttgggagttgaagcacttcatcctctagattactgtaggttacataaatctctgatggcgagaacaaggaaggatgcacccctagtcatgaattgagttctcagacactttgggctggaccacacttggttagagcttgatggtgctaaacattatgaagtcattatgaactccaggattatctgcaccacatctgatacaACAATGtcacagatgtttatgtctcagtcatattataactttcagtgccgCTGGTTgtttaatagtgagtgtggcacgtgtatggctttagaggttgggaacagggacatagcttaagaatcaacctttaagaaagcttttctgctctttcagggattcacccagtctctaccatttccccttcctcaacctccttttcggattcagaatgatctattctgcccattggttcaaatatgcaaattcacttgggtttatctgtctacaggttttggtaggaaggcatcatcccaaaatgtcatcagtaagcaagaggagtgtctaaaggaactggaggaactcaaatttgaaatccagaagtgtcaattcgagagggatgaactttatcaaatcctggatctttatatctatgatgagtgggaccacaggtagtcattatgcccagtaacctgttcactgtcttgtgctctctctctgctacctcaagatttactcatagcacgagagagtttcacctctcatcctggattttaaggagatttggcaggcatttgcttgtgagatgagctaggtgctgtgtgtttagggtcaacctcttttgtacttgaccctgagcctcttggattagcattggttctgtcaacagctagaatgaccttgtcacacttgctgcaactgtgtgtgtgaatgaaatgcctgcacgtcatcactctttcctctgaatttgttcattatacactgattctatggcacctccatggatgtagttggcattctaaatgtgtttggatatgggttggtgtgtatatatgtggcagTATTTGTTGGTCGTTTACTctggatcaggacgtctgggacctttgattgggtctgaggatttgtttgatcaacagtttgcaggtcatgatagtgatgagtacatGGAGGCCCACGTTGATCAacacagcactttgctccttctgtataccttggtggcacacaggactctcctgaggggaggaggtgctataaatcctcttccctgtcaaacatagttatgccctctgggaattcatgtaacgatagaaaccaaggattgagtatacctgctttcaaaacaagagaaatgtcatcacagctttctcttcggcccaaagctgtggcacagactggaggaatcttcttcctgaactagtcaattccatcatgctcacctggccagctcttgaaggtcaggtccctccaactggtaccgtgactctgttgtcctgtgtccaggataataaacttaaccagtacaaatactttgaaggagcaagtatgtggaacatactgagtttaagtaatagagagaacagtctgattttacctaatttgtttcacctgctttgatctttagtttttttatttttttaactatccagggattgtttattgtgacctagaaatggtcactgtggtcttgacagttgttattcccaaacagggagctctcaggctctgccccctcctatatagtgagtctttgcagaaccatatctctcaggattccaaggagtccttatttcaaaacaaatgtttgcttatttacatagaaatattttctgtggattgagtctcactgttgggttttggtctggtttttgagtttgccattttcttcccttccaccattacttgaatttgaaattttttattatatatttttatttacatttcacctaattctgaaatcgtgagttcaaaacattatttgttcctttggccatgacctaacccaggctgcatgtcgaattgccagtccttcaatctgaacatgagatgagaatgatggctatgcaaatgatgaccaactcaataagtgatgccatggagaggtacaaggagctcatacaagtgaacagttcctaccggtgagtcgctgacagagatgagaacccagcactaggcagggaatgcttctgtcctgtatgactttgaacaaaagtcagggctctggttctgtagtgtctgactcttaacaagaaggctgcctcctggcaagggtcttagatttgtagctcttggactcagttgtcgtacatgtgaggggtgtagaagaccctccaattgttattttcccagttaaagttcctctagatagaaaaggtttgcaccatgatgggaatagcaatcaactctgaatctctaggactctgacaggagatttaaagatctgtgatccatgagaaacacacgGAAAGAGTctatagctattgggtcttcaactccccctcagaggggctttccccacaacgtgaagatggtttcaccataccatggacatacgagctcccttatggaccatctcttcttccttgatttatataaaccgtcttagtgtcaggattttcagaagtactttgattcatgtggaatgtggattctggatttgacctcctctaattggtgctaacctgcatagtgtggctctattctggggatttctgaggatgaggacccttgaagggatgattgtacttgcaggagtgacaggcaaatagaagctggctgggttttaccattttttgtttgtggttcagcatcaggcactcccagctcctgtgtgaacaagctcaattgaagaacaatatacagattttgctgaatgagaagagagaactgctggtggagcaggctgaactgccagcatcctctgtggagacaaagaggctctgtgaagaggccggaatgaacatctgtgcccCCAGTGCcacgcaacagcaggtagggttaggcctcagggtcaggttgtcctcaggtcttaccataaacatagacaaaccaatgtaactgtctattgactgatccatgtcctgacctaggtctcatccaagtgtacATTCATGTGattgtttacaaggctttctgtggagatagccccttttcaagaaactgcatgtttcgaaagcaaatgctcctgctcttcgagaatctgcacttcattaagggagatacgttgatcacacagcagagcactacatgccattatgtatggagggtgctatgtgggagcccctctttagactagagcagggcttggagggatgaagcaaaagcccagagcccattttctttacagggatggtgtgagactcaggaagtaagtagttttcaaggaggagagcctggtggaaatgccaaagaaatggttctcattgtcatttgtggtggcttttgttcttcctcccctcatgtccctgtatatgaagatggtgacttcatgcttcatagatcttgggtaactacagagcctgtgtatcagcatgtcagtcctgtcttatttgagtgctcctggagacttagtcctttaagcttaggtctctcaacaaacatgaagcttcctgttttgtgctggccagcagtctttgcatcattcgtccagttccaagatgagccccctctcttatttgtctcaacacatacttaaaccattcagctattttaaaaataaggattagatttcttcactttacctgaacagagttatcccccgggaagattctggattgtcttattggcttcaccatgatattgcatggaatcctagagtgcaaccctctgctgacattgctttgctgactatatcatgggcactgcattcctTCAGGATAGAtaccctctcaatattgtacagagtgctgcatttcagaaaattcactgtatgttatttatttagcctttttctgactgacattgaggttgttttaatatcacaggaactctaatgtgatgaaatgttcctgggaactgaccatgagtcactgtcttctctgatgcttccaaagtcttctatgaaggaaacagggtagttttagtgaggggcctatgatgagtcagcatagagcttgatggagtcttttcctagaaatctctcttggggatttgatgatgtgttgtttaggctatctgttcagaacatgtaacttacttgttgGACCAGCAAgaatctgcatagaaaggtttcctgaagtggaaatgagtacaggccagggcagcataTCTTGCTtgtgtctaagagacttgtacacagcattgttcccactaattcctcactcaacaggaaatgtgctgcataagagcaaagttttcatttgtgcatgcaagtgtgtatctgtgtgtctgtgtttgtgtgtgtgtttgtgtgtgtgtgtgtgtgtggtgtgtgtgtgtgtgtgtgtgtggtgtgtgtgtgggtatatgtgtgtgtgtgtttttgcagtagtgaacgtatgtttccctctatttccaagtttcatgagaaaagtactctaagcatacactttacatccatgaaacatgaaatagagctgcccagtcatttggcatctccatctagctctgtacagcaaaaggacacttaaattactaatttattgtttccaaaaatttcagaatgaattatcttgtgaagtctgggggaggagtggaaatatgttcaagtgagtcatgtttcacaggggtaacaaatgatacaggcctagagcttgcaggtccctttttgttatggtgtagaagcaggacaataaaatcctttagaaatgcaacccccaaaaagaggacacaaaaacacctgtaaagttagattttcaagtgattaggggcaaaactactgatctgcattgaaatccattggagcacatcaaaggaatggagtactgggaggtaagggcaaggcttctctagaaaaattcatgagtttattctgcttctctgttctttgtgaattgtgaaagcccactggaaggttatgtcactcactgtgtcttctccaaggttgctttccacattgcctgctaccatttctttcgagctaccttggcacactacaacttcccctgggagtttggcttggattttattcattgagaatttgagttgcttggaattgtatcgtcatccagaaaaagtcccatagctatgctgtggtgcaagaacagggcagtttcaggaacccctttaggtgcacagataatccaaagcgctcctctatgttatctgtgtagcattctgcaagtgctgtcgatcaacatcattttctctcagttaatttcagcctcaattggttaggagaaatgatgagcttcaaatgggtctgacagtgtaagaacaggtagccctatgagaagccatgttcagaaagtggaacagaagttttagttaacccagtgattccacaacaaggagtaggtattgccattgcaactagggagcatcaatgttgtagtggtcccagagtaaccttgaaggagaatctatccagacgtccatcagccaacgagtaaaagtgtaccatagggtggagcccttccatagattctgattcagtgtgagataacccatgcaagcttttacttacttattcaaattatctgtggaacaatcacattacggggagaaaatttgttgatttggatcctggttatggagatttcctaggATTCtactttgggcatgaagtcactcaggctatggtaaagacagctccgattaggagaagttgcacactttggggaaagtctgaaagagtgaacaagaacaacagtctagtccaccaccaatatatgatcctttgctgagcaacaagacagctctacacagcctttgggacttgctaagccggattgttaatggggaaagaaccctgagtctatgacggtttatgggaggacagcacatcactgactgagctgtctataggctctggccactatgtacatatcccactcaacatttgtttttatgcctccagcgaatcctggggaatatttacattaagcattaatgttcaggtaggaacataggctggaagaggccatttgaatatccttccctatataaatatcCTTTTTGGAtggatgaccaccccacctggatttcagcctcaggcagttaaagagctactcagagtattgttctggtacagttcatgtgaattttgcccatgaaacaatatatatatgatcctctggatttcttgctatgttctattcctttcttcctgtgatctctccggaaagatctgaggacattttctcttctgtcctctcacaaactgccttgcactagccatagacttacaggggtgctgttctgtttctacatcacaatcacctttaatgtccatgtgtacgctgggaagatttgcatggagcacattctcagtgattacaagatctgtgcggtgagcatgaatttgaagtgagatggcttctctgtgtatttgcagatacagtggttacaaatggaaactggacgggttccttcagtgctgacataatcagaaatttcacctcaattctgggcatgttctccagaaggaatccacatggtattctaggttgctcatacctctcttgaactcagattcagacatagctacaatgttattattcaatgccatatacctggaccagtgggaaaaatgctcatttttctcttaatcccagtacagtgcatagtccacagttcaaattctagcagtttgaaaggtgagatataaatccaagcgcaggtactctaggacacttggggatgcagggactgacctcagctgacaggtcatgctggattatccaactgaatagagctgatgtaagagggagagctgaattgacaaccgctcactaaatctttattcccttgctctgctaggtctgaaattctccagcagaaactcgaacatgacacagtccaggacaagatctcccttggagagaagaactacaggaggagaactaagtgtgcagagcaaatacaccactataacatctcatctgtaatggccatagcaattgtggactgcattttcctcctttagtttgatttctttggattgaatacgtTGTATTTTCACCTTGCCACTCTCCAGCAAGTGTGCACTTtctgagggactcagagaagtgctgatgcacatcaatcaagagctgctgttCATCCAGAAAGACCGTGcatgtgtaaatttgtacttgtcctgatgggtcacccagaatagtttcatggagatcagttcacaatattggaaagactttgtgacaaagtgTGTAATATCATTTACACTCAGTGTTggatggctttttccttaatacccccactccagcaaaacagacctacttccactcctcttgaaaagattattaccatcactaactgcttgtctactatgtctccaaggcaagccacaggctataagtctattctgcaaaaggagcagcaaaaaatgcttagtgcaattcctctatttaaagtttggttaatttttaattgttttggttatttggttttccttctattcatttgaagatttgttagttatctattgttgttttgttcatttgcttttctattttgataaggatatagactgtatatattgactacctgcatctggttactatccagtaaattggatgtattctggtgaaTAAAGGGGTAATCTCAAACctttcactcttaagaaccttctttattgatcattagtgtcaacatctgaagtcccacagctatcagggagggatggatctctgctttctcatggggactgggcatcaaatcacttcccagtcagactgagattcacaggcatttatacagtcactgtgcactgtgtttccaactctgaatttcaacttcatcatgcatacattacccactgtgtatgcttgctgtcaaatatatagttacctctaaattatactctgtcgatgagagttttgaccaaattaataggataaacattaatttttctgtaatacctcccaggacatataaatatggtataagggagtttaaagccatcgggaaccctgcacccaaatcctggggcagaaaatgctgaagaccctggaatgcagataatcctgagaccacaggaaagaaagccacttctgaccagctcttcccacatctctggcccaatattaatctgcatggtgcctctggaaacaggaatagaggagcagtcagtggcaggaacctgcttggttcagcctaGGCCCAGAACCTACGTGGGCCccaagcatatttgaagaaatccagaggcatacaattctctgtttcctgactgtagctttttttgattcgaagctcaaaataccattttgttgttgttgatttttagttggatatttttcatttcgaattcaaatgttattccttccttgttttccagaaataagtccgaataccatcgccctccacctctgctttaaaagtattcccttcaccagccatccactttcccagcctaggcaggaccaagggctgctcattccatttgtgcccaagaagaccatcctctgatacacatgcagatggagccatggcatagtccctgtatagtggttgggtactggtttagtctctgggaactctgcttggcagccatggttgttcttatggggttgcaagtcccttcagctctttcaatctctctgtaattcctccaactgaggtccggttctcagttcaatggttcgctgctagcattcaccgctgtatttgacatgatctggctgtgcctctcaggagacatctatatccagttcctatcagcctgcacttcttagcttcatccaccttatctagtttgaaggctgtatatgtataggccacatgtggggtagactctgaatggccattcctctaggctctgttttaaactttgcatccctatcccttcaatagggattcttcttctccgttaaaggaaggagtgaagaatcagcattttggtcatccttcctgagtttcatttggtctgtgaatcttggagaatttgagcatttgggctaatatccacttatcaatgagtgtataccatgtgtgtgtttctgtgattgggttaactcattcaggatgatatgttttagttcattctctttgcctatgaatttcgtgaagtcattgtttttgatatctctgtagtactccattgtgtagatgtaccacactttctgtttccattcctctgttgaagggcatctgggatcttttcattttctgactattataaataaggcggctatgaacatggtggagcatgtgccctgttgtatgttggagcatcttttgggtatatgtgcaagagaggtatagctgggtcctccgctagtgcaatgtctaattttctgaggaacctctagactgatatccagaatggttgtaccagtctgcaatctcaccaacaatggaggattgttcctctttctcacatccgtgcaagcgtcttctatagcctgagtgtttgatcttagccattctgagtggtgtgaggtggaatctcagggttgttttgatttgcatttcccacataactaaagatgttgaacatttcttttggtgcttctcagccactccatattcctcagctatgaattctttgtttagctctgaactgcaatttttaatagggttattagtctccctgcagtccaacttcatgagttttgtatattttggatattagccctctatcagttgtaggattagtaaaggtcttttcccaatctgttggttgctggtttgtcctaaccacagtgtcctttgccttgcagaagctttgtagctttatgaggtcccatttgtctattcttgatcttagagcaagagccattcgtgttttgttcaggaaattttttccagtgtccttgtgttcaagattcttccccgcttttgcttctatt
Protein-coding sequences here:
- the LOC134480526 gene encoding uncharacterized protein LOC134480526 encodes the protein MTAAGFPTETTASQCPRKKPRPALPGDLEAWSSRGPLAQPPVWSPGTASSKQQAGRAAAPEQQNQGFGRKASSQNVISKQEECLKELEELKFEIQKCQFERDELYQILDLYIYDEWDHRLHVELPVLQSEHEMRMMAMQMMTNSISDAMERYKELIQVNSSYRIRHSQLLCEQAQLKNNIQILLNEKRELLVEQAELPASSVETKRLCEEAGMNICAPSATQQQV